From Montipora foliosa isolate CH-2021 unplaced genomic scaffold, ASM3666993v2 scaffold_252, whole genome shotgun sequence, a single genomic window includes:
- the LOC137986628 gene encoding uncharacterized protein, with translation MRAAQAAKRDWKSELYKYLLAYRSTPHSITDKSPAELLYGRKLSTKLPELAGFDDYDEATHPEVRERDADRKQRGADYVDKRHNAAEGELVLLEKRKETKLSTSYEKEPYKVIERHGDQIKLKSSQGAVYKRNIQYVKRFVDPATDPREPGSSYAVVSGVPEQPSGQEIVPNLTVEASATPVKEQSPVQAEPLPRRSGRVTRPPERLKDYVTL, from the coding sequence ATGAGGGCAGCCCAGGCTGCGAAAAGGGACTGGAAATCTGAATTGTATAAGTACCTCCTGGCGTATCGTTCCACCCCACACTCGATAACTGATAAGAGTCCAGCAGAACTGTTGTATGGGCGAAAACTGTCAACAAAGTTACCAGAGTTAGCTGGATTCGACGATTATGATGAGGCGACACACCCTGAGGTGCGGGAGCGAGATGCTGACAGAAAGCAGAGGGGCGCAGATTATGTTGACAAGAGACACAATGCAGCTGAGGGAGAGTTGGTGCTGCTGGAGAAACGGAAAGAGACAAAGCTCTCAACAAGTTATGAGAAGGAGCCTTATAAGGTGATTGAACGTCATGGAGATCAAATCAAGTTAAAATCATCACAAGGGGCAGTGTATAAGAGAAACATCCAGTATGTTAAGCGATTTGTGGACCCAGCTACTGATCCACGGGAACCAGGCTCTTCATACGCGGTAGTAAGCGGTGTACCTGAGCAGCCCTCTGGACAGGAAATCGTGCCCAATCTAACAGTGGAGGCAAGTGCTACTCCAGTCAAGGAGCAAAGCCCAGTTCAGGCCGAGCCTTTACCAAGGAGGTCAGGGAGAGTCACTCGACCCCCCGAAAGACTAAAAGATTATGTCACCCTGTAG